The Vespa velutina chromosome 17, iVesVel2.1, whole genome shotgun sequence genome segment CTTCGTTCTGCCATTCAATACTTCCTTCGGCCTTTGAATCTCTCGAAAATACGCGGAGATACGTAACGCTCCTTTTCTAACCGGCAGTAACATTCTTCCTTTCAGCCGTTAAATTCGGGCGTATGTCAAAGAAGCAGCGGGAGAAGGTCGAGGATGAGGTCAGGTTTCATAGGGCACAAATGAGAGCGGCCTCTGAAACGGCTCCCGATAGCAGTGTGTTCGAGCATCAAACGCCCAGCAGTTCGGATCAGCACCACCCTTACAACGGCGGGTCAGTACCTATTTTCTCGTCTAAAGATAGAAGCGTAACCGAGCTCTCCGCTGTCTATCTCGAACgaaggaataaaaggaaacgGCTCGATCTCGGCTCTTCTCATCGACTTAATCTTTTCGCAATGGATAGGTACCCGTACGGTGGGAGCGAGTACGCTTCGCCCGGACCCGGTACGGGTGGTTCCGGTTATTACAATCATCAAGCGATGACGAATTACGAGCTGAGCGCCGATTACGTCGACAGTACGACGGCCTACGACCCTAGGCCGACGCAGACGCAAGTGGCGGACACCGTCGCACCAGACACACCCTCCGCGGTTACGGCAACCGGAGTACTTCCCAGTGTGGTCACCACCGGTAAGCCTTCTATATTTACTTCTCgttgctttttctctctctctctctctctctctctttatatatatatatatatatatatatatatatatgtgtgtgtatatatatgcatatatatatatatgtatatatatatgcatatatatacatcactttctatctctgtctttatctttatctttctctctttctttttctctttcctggTCCTCTTCTACCGTTCCTTCCAACTGCCCACTCTTTATTTCGCCGCCATTAACGCTAATTGATCGAAACTAACACGCACACTCGTCGTCGAACGACGCGTCACCGTTCCGCAGTGCCGGCAGGAAGACGCGACTAAGTTCATAAACTATGTgactaacaataaatataacgagCGAACTCCTTCCGGTACCGCGTGCCTGCTTATAATCGCGTTTCGATCCCACGAATCCTTTGGTTAAGGATTCGTTCTCGCAAGGGTGATCTCGGGAATACGAGAGACGAGAAAGCgctacgacgatgacgataatgaaaaggaaaagagaaaagatagggTGATATCGAGCGCGTTTCCTGGTCACCCTTGCCTCGTGCTCGTAAAGGCTGGAGGCCTGAAGCCGTGAACTTTGACTTTTCGGCGCACCAGGAAAGTCGCTGTCTGCCTCGACAACCGGAAGCAGCACAGGCGGTGGCGGCAGTGCTGGTGGAGGCAGCGGCAGTAGCGGCGGCGGCAgcggcggaggaggaggaggaggaggcggaggaggaggaggaggaggcagCAGCGGCggtgggggtgggggtggaGGTGGTAACGGTGGTAGCAACGCTGGTAGTGccggtagtggtggtggtgctggtggtggtggtggtgctggtaGTGGTAGTAACGGAGGAGGTGCCGGCGGCACTGCTGCTGCCGGTGGAACGGTTGGTAGCGCTGGAGGTGGTGGTAacggtggtggtagtggtggtggtggtggtggtggtggtggtggtggtggtggcggtggtggtggtggtggtggtggtggcagcggcggtggtggcggtAGTGGTGGTTCGCTGAGCGGGGGTGGAATCGTTGCTGTCAAGCAAGAAACTACCGTCGAACTCGCCAGCTTGGGACACGGCTCGTACACGATGGTCGACTCGACGACCTTTCTGAGTGGTCAGCAACAAAGGGTCAGCAATCCATCCGAGGACGACGAAGTGCCGAGTCTGCCCAGTATGTCCCATGCGAGATGTGAGGTTACGTTTGTGTCCCTTTGCATGGGCATGTTCGcgctgtctttctctcttatctcactttctctctctctctctctctctctctctctctctctctctttctttctttctttctttctttctttctttctttctttctttctttttctgtctctttttctttcattctacctctatctctttttcttcgcgaCAAAGAGTCCGCGTATGTAAAAAGGATAGAACCTCTCCGTTTGATCGCTCTCCTTTCGAGAAAGCCGAAGATCTTGTTTGTTCGAAGTAAATGGAAGATAGAGTCATGCGTCTTATCCGATAAACCGAGAGATAATATCGAATTCCTTGTAAGATGGATACTTTGCGATTACGTGTTCCATCTCCTTTCTTCGCTATCTTCTAtgttcttcccttttctctcgaaTCTTTTTCGTGCTTTCGATGGTCTCTTTCGCACGATCGGCTCGCAATTTTGTCATAGATGTATTTTGCTCATGCTGCATGAAATACTTCAAAGTTGATTCGGTGTTGCGGCAAAGTACGATGATGCATTCTGTCATGCCGCAAaaacttttgtttctttcaatgggggggaaaaaaaataaaaacaaaaaaaaagaaaaagaaagaaagaaagaaagaaagaaagaaagaaagaaaggaaaaaaagctcAAGCGATTTCACTCGCTCTTGTCTTGTATTATTTCGAATCGTACGCGGACTCTTTCAGTAACCACATACCTAACGGCGATTTCGACGCGTGCTCGCGTGACCCACCCGCATCGACCGTGTCGGTTAGATAAAGAGCGTTTAATATGGATCACGCAGCAGCAAGTTGGAAAGTAGACGAACGGACTAATAGTTCAAACGTGTCGCGCATCATGACGACAACGAATGGAAATTTTGGAATAATCTTAGAAAAGATTCCGATTCAAATTGCATCGAAATAATTCTCTACGGATCCATATTACTCGATTCTAGCTTTTGCACGTGTAAGTCGCGTTATAGATTGAAAGTGACACGCGCCGTTCGGCACGCAAGAGGAACATGTCTCGGCTTTGTATTACCTATCATGaaacaaacgaagaaaaaaaaaaaaagaacctcCACCTACTTCCTATTAACCAAATTATTACCAAAATTGATTCCTTGGTAGTATGCCTGAAGCAGCTTCGATGTATCGAGTAGtgagattaaataaaaatatgtatgaaaacagagaaagaggaagattaATTACATCAAACGGCATGCACGAATTTCGCAGATCCAGCACAGATCAGTGAGCTCCTCTCGAAGACGATAGCGGACGCacacgcgagaacgtgcctGGTGTCGACGGAACAAATACAGGAGTCATTCCGGAAGCCTCACGACCTCTCCAGATTGCTCTACTACAAGAACATGGCGCACGAGCAACTTTGGCTCGAATGTGCTCAAAAGTTAACCACTGTTATCCAGCAGATCATCGAGTTCGCTAAAATGGTCCCTGGATTTATGAAGCTCTCGCAGGATGACCAAATTGTTCTACTCAAGGCCGGTTGGTATCTCTTCTCCCGGCAACattcttattcctttctcaTAGAATGTTCGTAGTTTGTCTTTATTAGTAACGAAAATCTTTCGCAGGTTCCTTCGAGTTGGCTGTGCTACGAATGAGCAGGTACCTCGATCTCCAGCAAAATTGCGTCCTCTACGGCGACACTATGTTGCCTCAGGATGCGTTTTACACGACGGATACGGCGGAAATGAAGCTGGTTTCCTGCGTGTTCGAGCTGGCTAGAAGCGTTGCCGAATTGAAGCTAACCGAGACGGAGTTGGCACTTTATAGCGCTGCGGTATTACTCAGTCCCGGTTCGTAAAActcttattatcatttacaaaaataatattcccgATAATAGAACAattaggaagagagaaagagaaaatattttgtgcATTTGTTTGGATAGATCGGCCGGGACTGAAGGGATTGGCGGAGATCACGAGGCTTTCGCAGGCGGTGATACGAGCACTGAGGTCGGAGCTGGACCGGAATCACGTGTCACCGATAAAAGGCGACGTTACCGTGTGCGACGCGATCCTCGCGAAGATTCCGCAACTGCGGGAGATCTCGCTCTTACACATGGACGCCCTGGCGAAGTTCAAACGGTCGCAGCCGCACCTCGAGTTTCCGGCCCTTCACAAAGAGCTTTTCAGCGTCGACAGCTGAACGATCGACGCGACGCAGGGCGTCCCGACGCTGACAAACAAAGCGGAACGCGAATAGCGCGGGGCCTTGCTCTGTCGAGGTGAGTtccgagacagagagagacagacagagagagagagagagagagagagagagagagagagagagagagagagagagaaagagagagaaagagagagagagagagagagagagagagagagagagagagagagagagagaaggtaacaaataaaaatattaagagaGCTATACTCTGTGCGAGTAAAGAAAAGCtaagaaaaatcgatacgGAATTGAAATAGGAAACGCTCTCTCTCGAGGAAGACGCTAGAGTACCGAGACGATCTTCTTTGAGTAACGATCTGATACCGTCCCTTTCGATATCACGATCGATACTTGGCGCGATCTGTACgagtgataaaaaagaaaaaagagagaagcgtatatagaaagaaacggCCGTTGTGGTGGGAAGCGGAACGCGTACGGTAGATGGTTCCACGAATCCACTCCTGTaacttcttcatcttttcgaATTCGCGACGGAGCAACACGttacatgtataataatttataaatgctTTTGCATTAATTTTACCCTAGaattaaaatggaaagaacatacttttcctctcctctttttatcttatcttttttttcgttttttttttctcttttatggtttctttttcaacgaagAAACTCTCGGTGTCTGACTCAGATCGGGTACCATCTACTTCTCGGCTCGTCCGCCCCTCCGTTGCCTCTCGCGCGGCccgtttattatattctacGACGTCCTTCGGCTAGAAATTGTATAACGCGTCAGCGACACGCATAAGCGATTCCGGTTTTTTCGTTTCACCAACCGTGCAGTTCGATATACCGCGGTGCTAAACGACAGGGAGCAAAAtagagaggagggagaaaagaaagaagagagagagagagagagaaagagagagagagagagagagagagagagagagagagagagaaagaaagatatatatacataggtaaaaaagcaaagagaaagaaaacaaatgagagagagagagagagagatacaggcGTTTAACgaattcttcctttcctttctgttGCAGATAATTTCCTTCGTAAAGAACGTATTGGGCCTTAAATAAACAtaacattgttatatataaagtatacataaaaaagcaacataaagtatatataaaagatatatagaagtatatatatatgtatatacacacacacacatatatatatatatatacaaatataaaaaaaaaaaaatatatatatatatatatatagagagagagagagagagagagagagagagagagagagagaaaatcgagcGTGAGAGTGTGCAAAAGTGTGACAGCGAACGGAACAAAATGTAAGAGAacgtgagagagtgagaatgataaaaagaacaaaatatcgAACGAGAGCGTAAAGTGAGATATCGGTTGTTacgatacatacataaagtatatattgtattaactaacaaaaaaaaaaaaataaaataaaataatctggTTGAGTCCACCAGGATAGCCTTAGGACGAGCATCGTTAACTCGAGGACTGCCGTAAACGTGAACATTTTGACCGAGTCGCTATCTCGACGTAGACAccgaaatatatgtaaatgcagacgatataaatgaaaagaaaaaagaaaaaagaaaaaaaaatgaacatatacacacatgaaGTGAGAAAGACTGCAAGATTGAActagagagagatggaggagAAACAAGAGAAATCCATTTGATCGAAACGACAAAGACAACTAGAGTAACGTCGAAGCCGAGAGGGTCGAGTCGAGCGTATCGATTAGAAGCAACGATCTCCCCTTTTTGTTATCACGAAAATGAAACTCGAGACtaaaagttaaaaaggaaaaaaaaaaccgaaaaagctacgaaaaaggaaagaaaaaaaaaaaaaaaaaagaaaaaaaagaaaatattacatatatacatataatatatatgcatggcCGATGGTCACGTTCGACCGATCCTCCGACCTCTTCCATTACACACCTTTCAGTAGTGATTCGTTAGTCCTGAGCTACTCtatgaataaaatacattataattacataaatatgcatacatacatatataataaaagtaaaaataaaaaaaaaaaaaaaaataaaaaaaatataaaaaagtatattttggCGGCACGGTCAAAATTCGTCAATCCTCGAGCCCTCGGAGCGGGGATTAAAAATACGTTTAGATAATTTTGTCCTGGGACTAGCCTGGACGGTCACAGAATGcgaacacacatacacgtacacgtacagAACACAAACAGAACATGCACAGAGAAGGCACATACACGTAAAAAACACAGACCCATACAGAAAGGGacagtatacatacatatatacatacacgaagtgcatacatacatacaggaCAAGACGCTCGACagagacaagagaaaaagaagaagaaatataaacaaatagatactggataaaaaaaaaaaaacaagacgGTCACACAGAGATAGGACACACGCCTGCGCGAGCGCGTAGAGATAGTTAATCGAGTACACATTATGTGCGCATTAACGTTTTGGTACCGTAAAGCACTGTCTAACGCGCCTCTCTTTATACGTAATACACGTATTTCTTAaatactttaaaaataaataatccaatACCGCGGTGAAGCCTCTCGAAGCGATTTTTACGCACTGTTATCGGCTCTCCTTGCTCGTCGTTGCCCGATCGTTGTCACGTAAGCGATCGCACGCACGATTGTTACTACTTACACGATTAAATTTGTTGCTTCTTcattaacaacaacaacaacaacaacaacaacaacaacaaaatcgATCGCTCTCTTGCTTTCTAATTATACAGTCGCGTCCATTTCTCTCCCTCGCTCCCCCAAGAGAATGGACGTATCCAATTTTTGACGATAAAACGTAGCCGATCGTAGCGTGATCGTAGATCATAGTGACAAAAGCAAAATTTGGATGCGTTACAGGCTCTAGCAATTACGGTTCGTACCTATCGACATTCTCATTacgcgagaaaagaaaaaagaaaagaaaaaataggaagaaaccAAAAGAATCGCATAAGAGATAATTTTTGAATCTCGACGATCGCACAACGACGCGAAGAGGAGAGCGATGGCGAACCCGTGACGGTGCGCCGACTGACACGTTTCCGGACGgttaaatataacttatagAACGAAATTAAGGGATGCATAATTATTCTGCCGATTAACGAGTAAGTGcgtagaatttatttaattgtagataaagggagaaaaaaaaaagagaaaacgaacgaacacgtacatacacagaATCACGTACGCGCGAGTGCAAATATACATCTTATCCATGATCGTTCACGACCTACCTAGACACAAGACACACATGCACACTTCCACGTCCACCGTCacccaccgccaccaccatcaccactaccaccactaccgtACACATACACGTTTACTTACCCTCCCacagagagaacgagaatgCGTGAGAGtgaatgaataagaaaaagagagagagagagtgagagagagagagagagagagagagagagagaaaggaagatacgaatgtgtgagagaaagaaatctaaAAAGTATGAGAGATAAACGGAAAGCGAGAGACACgtacacgaaaaaaaaaaaaaataaataaataaataaataaataaataaataaacagagaATAAGGCGCAACACGTACACGCGCACGCACGTTGCAATtagacgttattatcgcaatttggagttaaattttataatatataatatataaaaatatatatatataataaataaaagttgacggataatataaagttatatatataatgtctaAACGAAAGGAGATCGTATCTATTTGAGGGTGACGTAAGATGTGCGCCGTTTCAATGATTCTGCTTTTAACCCTTTTGTacgttatacatacacacatgcacacacaacCACACACAATGTCATAAACACCTACGAAAGCGCGCGCACTacttatatcgatttttaaacggaacgagagagagagagagagaaagagagagagagagagagagagagagggagagagagggagagagagagggagagagcatCACAGTTTTCGATGTGAGATACGTGCGTCGCTGATCTGAAGACTGTCCCGTTCACTATACGATTTGTTTTGAAACGCTTTTTAATGGAGTAAGATCtgtagaataatataattttgaga includes the following:
- the LOC124955184 gene encoding probable nuclear hormone receptor HR3 isoform X5 translates to MPSTIRAQIEIIPCKVCGDKSSGVHYGVITCEGCKGFFRRSQSSVVNYQCPRNKNCVVDRVNRNRCQYCRLQKCLRLGMSRDAVKFGRMSKKQREKVEDEVRFHRAQMRAASETAPDSSVFEHQTPSSSDQHHPYNGGYPYGGSEYASPGPGTGGSGYYNHQAMTNYELSADYVDSTTAYDPRPTQTQVADTVAPDTPSAVTATGVLPSVVTTDPAQISELLSKTIADAHARTCLVSTEQIQESFRKPHDLSRLLYYKNMAHEQLWLECAQKLTTVIQQIIEFAKMVPGFMKLSQDDQIVLLKAGSFELAVLRMSRYLDLQQNCVLYGDTMLPQDAFYTTDTAEMKLVSCVFELARSVAELKLTETELALYSAAVLLSPDRPGLKGLAEITRLSQAVIRALRSELDRNHVSPIKGDVTVCDAILAKIPQLREISLLHMDALAKFKRSQPHLEFPALHKELFSVDS
- the LOC124955184 gene encoding probable nuclear hormone receptor HR3 isoform X3 codes for the protein MAESAASPGSVQVAANSPQQQQQQTQQTQQPPDISSSQLASPPITGTAQIEIIPCKVCGDKSSGVHYGVITCEGCKGFFRRSQSSVVNYQCPRNKNCVVDRVNRNRCQYCRLQKCLRLGMSRDAVKFGRMSKKQREKVEDEVRFHRAQMRAASETAPDSSVFEHQTPSSSDQHHPYNGGYPYGGSEYASPGPGTGGSGYYNHQAMTNYELSADYVDSTTAYDPRPTQTQVADTVAPDTPSAVTATGVLPSVVTTDPAQISELLSKTIADAHARTCLVSTEQIQESFRKPHDLSRLLYYKNMAHEQLWLECAQKLTTVIQQIIEFAKMVPGFMKLSQDDQIVLLKAGSFELAVLRMSRYLDLQQNCVLYGDTMLPQDAFYTTDTAEMKLVSCVFELARSVAELKLTETELALYSAAVLLSPDRPGLKGLAEITRLSQAVIRALRSELDRNHVSPIKGDVTVCDAILAKIPQLREISLLHMDALAKFKRSQPHLEFPALHKELFSVDS
- the LOC124955184 gene encoding probable nuclear hormone receptor HR3 isoform X1: MEGSLSVFGGSTWGADSTSPQPREDTRQRTGPIQPTSPANNTADDRKLHVNSIRGIAMTIDRSRSFRSSITSISHKHIYHDFIFILRYFFTYYNPQIEIIPCKVCGDKSSGVHYGVITCEGCKGFFRRSQSSVVNYQCPRNKNCVVDRVNRNRCQYCRLQKCLRLGMSRDAVKFGRMSKKQREKVEDEVRFHRAQMRAASETAPDSSVFEHQTPSSSDQHHPYNGGYPYGGSEYASPGPGTGGSGYYNHQAMTNYELSADYVDSTTAYDPRPTQTQVADTVAPDTPSAVTATGVLPSVVTTDPAQISELLSKTIADAHARTCLVSTEQIQESFRKPHDLSRLLYYKNMAHEQLWLECAQKLTTVIQQIIEFAKMVPGFMKLSQDDQIVLLKAGSFELAVLRMSRYLDLQQNCVLYGDTMLPQDAFYTTDTAEMKLVSCVFELARSVAELKLTETELALYSAAVLLSPDRPGLKGLAEITRLSQAVIRALRSELDRNHVSPIKGDVTVCDAILAKIPQLREISLLHMDALAKFKRSQPHLEFPALHKELFSVDS
- the LOC124955184 gene encoding probable nuclear hormone receptor HR3 isoform X2, giving the protein MEGSLSVFGGSTWGADSTSPQPREDTRQRTGPIQPTSPANNTADDRKLHVNSIRAQIEIIPCKVCGDKSSGVHYGVITCEGCKGFFRRSQSSVVNYQCPRNKNCVVDRVNRNRCQYCRLQKCLRLGMSRDAVKFGRMSKKQREKVEDEVRFHRAQMRAASETAPDSSVFEHQTPSSSDQHHPYNGGYPYGGSEYASPGPGTGGSGYYNHQAMTNYELSADYVDSTTAYDPRPTQTQVADTVAPDTPSAVTATGVLPSVVTTDPAQISELLSKTIADAHARTCLVSTEQIQESFRKPHDLSRLLYYKNMAHEQLWLECAQKLTTVIQQIIEFAKMVPGFMKLSQDDQIVLLKAGSFELAVLRMSRYLDLQQNCVLYGDTMLPQDAFYTTDTAEMKLVSCVFELARSVAELKLTETELALYSAAVLLSPDRPGLKGLAEITRLSQAVIRALRSELDRNHVSPIKGDVTVCDAILAKIPQLREISLLHMDALAKFKRSQPHLEFPALHKELFSVDS
- the LOC124955184 gene encoding probable nuclear hormone receptor HR3 isoform X4, translated to MFEMWSAVSSKLEHSATSSGSPLPLTSHAPQTPHTSSGSIKAQIEIIPCKVCGDKSSGVHYGVITCEGCKGFFRRSQSSVVNYQCPRNKNCVVDRVNRNRCQYCRLQKCLRLGMSRDAVKFGRMSKKQREKVEDEVRFHRAQMRAASETAPDSSVFEHQTPSSSDQHHPYNGGYPYGGSEYASPGPGTGGSGYYNHQAMTNYELSADYVDSTTAYDPRPTQTQVADTVAPDTPSAVTATGVLPSVVTTDPAQISELLSKTIADAHARTCLVSTEQIQESFRKPHDLSRLLYYKNMAHEQLWLECAQKLTTVIQQIIEFAKMVPGFMKLSQDDQIVLLKAGSFELAVLRMSRYLDLQQNCVLYGDTMLPQDAFYTTDTAEMKLVSCVFELARSVAELKLTETELALYSAAVLLSPDRPGLKGLAEITRLSQAVIRALRSELDRNHVSPIKGDVTVCDAILAKIPQLREISLLHMDALAKFKRSQPHLEFPALHKELFSVDS
- the LOC124955184 gene encoding probable nuclear hormone receptor HR3 isoform X6, with the translated sequence MEGSLSVFGGSTWGADSTSPQPREDTRQRTGPIQPTSPANNTADDRKLHVNSIRGIAMTIDRSRSFRSSITSISHKHIYHDFIFILRYFFTYYNPQIEIIPCKVCGDKSSGVHYGVITCEGCKGFFRRSQSSVVNYQCPRNKNCVVDRVNRNRCQYCRLQKCLRLGMSRDAVKFGRMSKKQREKVEDEVRFHRAQMRAASETAPDSSVFEHQTPSSSDQHHPYNGGYPYGGSEYASPGPGTGGSGYYNHQAMTNYELSADYVDSTTAYDPRPTQTQVADTVAPDTPSAVTATGVLPSVVTTGKSLSASTTGSSTGGGGSAGGGSGSSGGGSGGGGGGGGGGGGGGGSSGGGGGGGGGNGGGGNGGGSGGGGGGGGGGGGGGGGGGGGGGSGGGGGSGGSLSGGGIVAVKQETTVELASLGHGSYTMVDSTTFLSGQQQRVSNPSEDDEVPSLPSMSHARYPAQISELLSKTIADAHARTCLVSTEQIQESFRKPHDLSRLLYYKNMAHEQLWLECAQKLTTVIQQIIEFAKMVPGFMKLSQDDQIVLLKAGSFELAVLRMSRYLDLQQNCVLYGDTMLPQDAFYTTDTAEMKLVSCVFELARSVAELKLTETELALYSAAVLLSPDRPGLKGLAEITRLSQAVIRALRSELDRNHVSPIKGDVTVCDAILAKIPQLREISLLHMDALAKFKRSQPHLEFPALHKELFSVDS